A region of Silurus meridionalis isolate SWU-2019-XX chromosome 17, ASM1480568v1, whole genome shotgun sequence DNA encodes the following proteins:
- the ampd2b gene encoding AMP deaminase 2 isoform X2 — protein sequence MSGLSRQDLRGAPRLLTFQYSLPGIITAKHGPIDLRTSMDGKYKEIAEELLSRSLTESEMRSAPYEFPEDSPIEQLEERRQRLERQISQDVKFEPDILLRAKQDFLKTDSAADLEYLKEQSEAQFDLYPEHELTPEREYQRVSISGEEKCGVPFTDLLDAAKCVVRALFIREKYMALSMQSFCRTTARYLMEMGDRPLDLNAYQEMPETFVSGDAPVHAPGSKTHPYEGLDSANLPPDMGYSCKMIDGVIHVFTHKSNMEKATELELPYPDLQEYIADMNVMMALIINGPVKSFCYRRLQYLSSKFQMHILLNEMKELAAQKRVPHRDFYNIRKVDTHIHASSCMNQKHLLRFIKRAMKKYPKETVHVEKGREQTLMEVFESMNLTAFDLSVDTLDMHADRNTFHRFDKFNSKYNPIGESILREIFIKTDNHIEGKYFGHIIKEVMEDLEESKYQNVELRLSIYGRSRDEWDKLAQWAVKHRVYSDNVRWLVQVPRLFDVYHTKKQLSNFQEMLENIFLPLFEVTIQPSSHPELHLFLQHVVGFDSVDDESKPEHHIFNLDSPLPANWIEEDNPPYSYYLYYTFANMTVLNHLRRSRNFNIFVLRPHCGEAGPIHHLVSGFMLSENISHGLLLRKAPVLQYLYYLAQIGIAMSPLSNNSLFLSYHRNPLPEYLSRGLMVSLSTDDPLQFHFTKEPLMEEYSIAAQVWKLSSCDMCELSRNSVLMSGFSHKVKSSWLGPNYIKEGQESNDIRRTNVPDIRVAYRFETLCEELNLITQAVRSEELETIEEEALCMSAVQSAQ from the exons GAGCTGTTGTCACGTAGTCTGACTGAGAGTGAGATGCGCAGTGCTCCGTATGAGTTTCCGGAGGACAGTCCCATCGAGCAGCTGGAGGAGCGGAGACAAAGGCTCGAGAGACAGATCAGCCAGGATGTCAA GTTTGAGCCTGACATTCTTCTCCGAGCCAAACAGGATTTTTTGAAGACAGACAGTGCTGCAGACCTTGA ATATCTGAAGGAGCAGAGTGAAGCGCAGTTTGATCTTTATCCAGAGCATGAGCTTACACCAGAGAGGGAGTACCAGAGAGTCAGCATCTCTGGAGAAGAAAAATGTGGT GTTCCCTTCACAGACCTGCTAGATGCTGCTAAGTGTGTGGTGAGGGCTCTGTTCATTAGAGAGAAGTACATGGCTCTGTCCATGCAGAGCTTTTGCAGGACTACTGCTCGCTACTTGATGGAGATGGGGGACAGGCCTCTGGACCTCAATGCATACCAGGAGATGCCTGAGACCTTCGTTAGTGGAG ATGCCCCAGTTCACGCGCCGGGGTCAAAGACACACCCCTATGAGGGCTTAGACTCAGCTAACTTGCCACCGGACATGGGCTACAGCTGCAAGATGATAGATGGTGTCATACATGTGTTTACTCATAAGAGTAATATGGAAAA AGCCACAGAGCTGGAACTACCCTACCCTGATCTGCAAGAGTATATAGCTGACATGAACGTCATGATGGCCCTTATCATAAATGGACCAGT AAAATCATTCTGCTATCGGCGGCTGCAGTATCTGAGCTCCAAGTTTCAGATGCACATCCTCTTGAATGAAATGAAGGAGTTGGCAGCTCAGAAGAGAGTCCCTCATCGCGATTTTTACAACATACGCAAG gtgGATACACATATCCATGCTTCATCCTGCATGAACCAGAAGCACCTGCTACGCTTCATTAAGAGGGCCATGAAGAAGTACCCTAAGGAGACTGTGCATGTGGAGAAAGGTCGGGAACAGACACTTATGGAGGTGTTTGAGAGTATGAATCTGACAGCCTTTGACCTCAGTGTGGACACACTAGACATGCATGCG GATCGAAACACTTTCCATCGCTTTGACAAGTTCAACTCTAAGTACAACCCAATTGGAGAGTCCATCCTCCGGGAGATCTTTATCAAAACAGACAACcatattgaaggaaaatattttGGACACATTATTAAG GAGGTAATGGAGGATCTTGAGGAAAGCAAATATCAGAACGTCGAGCTGCGTCTCTCCATCTATGGCCGTTCCAGGGATGAGTGGGATAAACTGGCGCAGTGGGCCGTCAAGCACAGAGTCTACTCTGATAATGTGCGCTGGCTCGTCCAAGTGCCTCGTCTGTT TGATGTCTATCACACTAAGAAACAGCTGAGTAATTTCCAGGAGATGTTGGAGAACATCTTTTTGCCTCTGTTTGAAGTCACCATCCAACCAAGTAGCCACCCAGAGCTACACCTCTTCCTGCAACAT GTGGTTGGGTTTGACAGTGTGGATGACGAGTCCAAACCAGAGCATCACATCTTTAACCTGGACAGTCCTCTACCTGCCAACTGGATAGAGGAAGATAATCCACCTTATTCCTATTATCTCTATTACACCTTCGCCAATATGACTGTGCTAAACCACCTGCGCAG GAGCAGGAATTTCAATATATTTGTGCTAAGGCCACACTGTGGCGAAGCAGGACCAATTCACCACCTGGTGTCTGGCTTCATGCTCTCAGAGAACATCTCCCATGGCCTGCTGCTTCGGAAG GCTCCTGTGCTGCAGTATCTGTATTATCTGGCTCAGATCGGCATCGCCATGTCTCCTCTCAGCAACAACAGCTTGTTCCTTAGCTACCATCGCAACCCGTTGCCAGAATATCTGTCCAGGGGCCTAATGGTTTCCTTATCTACTGATGACCCTCTGCAATTTCACTTCACAAAG GAGCCGTTAATGGAGGAGTACAGTATAGCTGCTCAGGTGTGGAAACTGAGCTCATGTGATATGTGTGAACTGTCAAGAAACAGTGTACTAATGAGTGGCTTCTCCCACAAG GTGAAAAGTTCCTGGCTGGGACCCAATTACATTAAAGAAGGCCAGGAAAGCAACGACATCCGCCGAACCAATGTTCCCGATATCCGTGTTGCGTACCGCTTTGAGACCCTGTGCGAGGAGCTGAATCTAATCACACAGGCAGTGAGGAGCGAAGAACTAGAGACCATCGAGGAGGAGGCTTTATGCATGAGCGCAGTACAGAGTGCACAGTAG
- the ampd2b gene encoding AMP deaminase 2 isoform X1, with the protein MSSKLPAGKQKPTSPFRKRGSLQYAASTDLRGAPRLLTFQYSLPGIITAKHGPIDLRTSMDGKYKEIAEELLSRSLTESEMRSAPYEFPEDSPIEQLEERRQRLERQISQDVKFEPDILLRAKQDFLKTDSAADLEYLKEQSEAQFDLYPEHELTPEREYQRVSISGEEKCGVPFTDLLDAAKCVVRALFIREKYMALSMQSFCRTTARYLMEMGDRPLDLNAYQEMPETFVSGDAPVHAPGSKTHPYEGLDSANLPPDMGYSCKMIDGVIHVFTHKSNMEKATELELPYPDLQEYIADMNVMMALIINGPVKSFCYRRLQYLSSKFQMHILLNEMKELAAQKRVPHRDFYNIRKVDTHIHASSCMNQKHLLRFIKRAMKKYPKETVHVEKGREQTLMEVFESMNLTAFDLSVDTLDMHADRNTFHRFDKFNSKYNPIGESILREIFIKTDNHIEGKYFGHIIKEVMEDLEESKYQNVELRLSIYGRSRDEWDKLAQWAVKHRVYSDNVRWLVQVPRLFDVYHTKKQLSNFQEMLENIFLPLFEVTIQPSSHPELHLFLQHVVGFDSVDDESKPEHHIFNLDSPLPANWIEEDNPPYSYYLYYTFANMTVLNHLRRSRNFNIFVLRPHCGEAGPIHHLVSGFMLSENISHGLLLRKAPVLQYLYYLAQIGIAMSPLSNNSLFLSYHRNPLPEYLSRGLMVSLSTDDPLQFHFTKEPLMEEYSIAAQVWKLSSCDMCELSRNSVLMSGFSHKVKSSWLGPNYIKEGQESNDIRRTNVPDIRVAYRFETLCEELNLITQAVRSEELETIEEEALCMSAVQSAQ; encoded by the exons GAGCTGTTGTCACGTAGTCTGACTGAGAGTGAGATGCGCAGTGCTCCGTATGAGTTTCCGGAGGACAGTCCCATCGAGCAGCTGGAGGAGCGGAGACAAAGGCTCGAGAGACAGATCAGCCAGGATGTCAA GTTTGAGCCTGACATTCTTCTCCGAGCCAAACAGGATTTTTTGAAGACAGACAGTGCTGCAGACCTTGA ATATCTGAAGGAGCAGAGTGAAGCGCAGTTTGATCTTTATCCAGAGCATGAGCTTACACCAGAGAGGGAGTACCAGAGAGTCAGCATCTCTGGAGAAGAAAAATGTGGT GTTCCCTTCACAGACCTGCTAGATGCTGCTAAGTGTGTGGTGAGGGCTCTGTTCATTAGAGAGAAGTACATGGCTCTGTCCATGCAGAGCTTTTGCAGGACTACTGCTCGCTACTTGATGGAGATGGGGGACAGGCCTCTGGACCTCAATGCATACCAGGAGATGCCTGAGACCTTCGTTAGTGGAG ATGCCCCAGTTCACGCGCCGGGGTCAAAGACACACCCCTATGAGGGCTTAGACTCAGCTAACTTGCCACCGGACATGGGCTACAGCTGCAAGATGATAGATGGTGTCATACATGTGTTTACTCATAAGAGTAATATGGAAAA AGCCACAGAGCTGGAACTACCCTACCCTGATCTGCAAGAGTATATAGCTGACATGAACGTCATGATGGCCCTTATCATAAATGGACCAGT AAAATCATTCTGCTATCGGCGGCTGCAGTATCTGAGCTCCAAGTTTCAGATGCACATCCTCTTGAATGAAATGAAGGAGTTGGCAGCTCAGAAGAGAGTCCCTCATCGCGATTTTTACAACATACGCAAG gtgGATACACATATCCATGCTTCATCCTGCATGAACCAGAAGCACCTGCTACGCTTCATTAAGAGGGCCATGAAGAAGTACCCTAAGGAGACTGTGCATGTGGAGAAAGGTCGGGAACAGACACTTATGGAGGTGTTTGAGAGTATGAATCTGACAGCCTTTGACCTCAGTGTGGACACACTAGACATGCATGCG GATCGAAACACTTTCCATCGCTTTGACAAGTTCAACTCTAAGTACAACCCAATTGGAGAGTCCATCCTCCGGGAGATCTTTATCAAAACAGACAACcatattgaaggaaaatattttGGACACATTATTAAG GAGGTAATGGAGGATCTTGAGGAAAGCAAATATCAGAACGTCGAGCTGCGTCTCTCCATCTATGGCCGTTCCAGGGATGAGTGGGATAAACTGGCGCAGTGGGCCGTCAAGCACAGAGTCTACTCTGATAATGTGCGCTGGCTCGTCCAAGTGCCTCGTCTGTT TGATGTCTATCACACTAAGAAACAGCTGAGTAATTTCCAGGAGATGTTGGAGAACATCTTTTTGCCTCTGTTTGAAGTCACCATCCAACCAAGTAGCCACCCAGAGCTACACCTCTTCCTGCAACAT GTGGTTGGGTTTGACAGTGTGGATGACGAGTCCAAACCAGAGCATCACATCTTTAACCTGGACAGTCCTCTACCTGCCAACTGGATAGAGGAAGATAATCCACCTTATTCCTATTATCTCTATTACACCTTCGCCAATATGACTGTGCTAAACCACCTGCGCAG GAGCAGGAATTTCAATATATTTGTGCTAAGGCCACACTGTGGCGAAGCAGGACCAATTCACCACCTGGTGTCTGGCTTCATGCTCTCAGAGAACATCTCCCATGGCCTGCTGCTTCGGAAG GCTCCTGTGCTGCAGTATCTGTATTATCTGGCTCAGATCGGCATCGCCATGTCTCCTCTCAGCAACAACAGCTTGTTCCTTAGCTACCATCGCAACCCGTTGCCAGAATATCTGTCCAGGGGCCTAATGGTTTCCTTATCTACTGATGACCCTCTGCAATTTCACTTCACAAAG GAGCCGTTAATGGAGGAGTACAGTATAGCTGCTCAGGTGTGGAAACTGAGCTCATGTGATATGTGTGAACTGTCAAGAAACAGTGTACTAATGAGTGGCTTCTCCCACAAG GTGAAAAGTTCCTGGCTGGGACCCAATTACATTAAAGAAGGCCAGGAAAGCAACGACATCCGCCGAACCAATGTTCCCGATATCCGTGTTGCGTACCGCTTTGAGACCCTGTGCGAGGAGCTGAATCTAATCACACAGGCAGTGAGGAGCGAAGAACTAGAGACCATCGAGGAGGAGGCTTTATGCATGAGCGCAGTACAGAGTGCACAGTAG
- the ampd2b gene encoding AMP deaminase 2 isoform X3, translating to MDGKYKEIAEELLSRSLTESEMRSAPYEFPEDSPIEQLEERRQRLERQISQDVKFEPDILLRAKQDFLKTDSAADLEYLKEQSEAQFDLYPEHELTPEREYQRVSISGEEKCGVPFTDLLDAAKCVVRALFIREKYMALSMQSFCRTTARYLMEMGDRPLDLNAYQEMPETFVSGDAPVHAPGSKTHPYEGLDSANLPPDMGYSCKMIDGVIHVFTHKSNMEKATELELPYPDLQEYIADMNVMMALIINGPVKSFCYRRLQYLSSKFQMHILLNEMKELAAQKRVPHRDFYNIRKVDTHIHASSCMNQKHLLRFIKRAMKKYPKETVHVEKGREQTLMEVFESMNLTAFDLSVDTLDMHADRNTFHRFDKFNSKYNPIGESILREIFIKTDNHIEGKYFGHIIKEVMEDLEESKYQNVELRLSIYGRSRDEWDKLAQWAVKHRVYSDNVRWLVQVPRLFDVYHTKKQLSNFQEMLENIFLPLFEVTIQPSSHPELHLFLQHVVGFDSVDDESKPEHHIFNLDSPLPANWIEEDNPPYSYYLYYTFANMTVLNHLRRSRNFNIFVLRPHCGEAGPIHHLVSGFMLSENISHGLLLRKAPVLQYLYYLAQIGIAMSPLSNNSLFLSYHRNPLPEYLSRGLMVSLSTDDPLQFHFTKEPLMEEYSIAAQVWKLSSCDMCELSRNSVLMSGFSHKVKSSWLGPNYIKEGQESNDIRRTNVPDIRVAYRFETLCEELNLITQAVRSEELETIEEEALCMSAVQSAQ from the exons GAGCTGTTGTCACGTAGTCTGACTGAGAGTGAGATGCGCAGTGCTCCGTATGAGTTTCCGGAGGACAGTCCCATCGAGCAGCTGGAGGAGCGGAGACAAAGGCTCGAGAGACAGATCAGCCAGGATGTCAA GTTTGAGCCTGACATTCTTCTCCGAGCCAAACAGGATTTTTTGAAGACAGACAGTGCTGCAGACCTTGA ATATCTGAAGGAGCAGAGTGAAGCGCAGTTTGATCTTTATCCAGAGCATGAGCTTACACCAGAGAGGGAGTACCAGAGAGTCAGCATCTCTGGAGAAGAAAAATGTGGT GTTCCCTTCACAGACCTGCTAGATGCTGCTAAGTGTGTGGTGAGGGCTCTGTTCATTAGAGAGAAGTACATGGCTCTGTCCATGCAGAGCTTTTGCAGGACTACTGCTCGCTACTTGATGGAGATGGGGGACAGGCCTCTGGACCTCAATGCATACCAGGAGATGCCTGAGACCTTCGTTAGTGGAG ATGCCCCAGTTCACGCGCCGGGGTCAAAGACACACCCCTATGAGGGCTTAGACTCAGCTAACTTGCCACCGGACATGGGCTACAGCTGCAAGATGATAGATGGTGTCATACATGTGTTTACTCATAAGAGTAATATGGAAAA AGCCACAGAGCTGGAACTACCCTACCCTGATCTGCAAGAGTATATAGCTGACATGAACGTCATGATGGCCCTTATCATAAATGGACCAGT AAAATCATTCTGCTATCGGCGGCTGCAGTATCTGAGCTCCAAGTTTCAGATGCACATCCTCTTGAATGAAATGAAGGAGTTGGCAGCTCAGAAGAGAGTCCCTCATCGCGATTTTTACAACATACGCAAG gtgGATACACATATCCATGCTTCATCCTGCATGAACCAGAAGCACCTGCTACGCTTCATTAAGAGGGCCATGAAGAAGTACCCTAAGGAGACTGTGCATGTGGAGAAAGGTCGGGAACAGACACTTATGGAGGTGTTTGAGAGTATGAATCTGACAGCCTTTGACCTCAGTGTGGACACACTAGACATGCATGCG GATCGAAACACTTTCCATCGCTTTGACAAGTTCAACTCTAAGTACAACCCAATTGGAGAGTCCATCCTCCGGGAGATCTTTATCAAAACAGACAACcatattgaaggaaaatattttGGACACATTATTAAG GAGGTAATGGAGGATCTTGAGGAAAGCAAATATCAGAACGTCGAGCTGCGTCTCTCCATCTATGGCCGTTCCAGGGATGAGTGGGATAAACTGGCGCAGTGGGCCGTCAAGCACAGAGTCTACTCTGATAATGTGCGCTGGCTCGTCCAAGTGCCTCGTCTGTT TGATGTCTATCACACTAAGAAACAGCTGAGTAATTTCCAGGAGATGTTGGAGAACATCTTTTTGCCTCTGTTTGAAGTCACCATCCAACCAAGTAGCCACCCAGAGCTACACCTCTTCCTGCAACAT GTGGTTGGGTTTGACAGTGTGGATGACGAGTCCAAACCAGAGCATCACATCTTTAACCTGGACAGTCCTCTACCTGCCAACTGGATAGAGGAAGATAATCCACCTTATTCCTATTATCTCTATTACACCTTCGCCAATATGACTGTGCTAAACCACCTGCGCAG GAGCAGGAATTTCAATATATTTGTGCTAAGGCCACACTGTGGCGAAGCAGGACCAATTCACCACCTGGTGTCTGGCTTCATGCTCTCAGAGAACATCTCCCATGGCCTGCTGCTTCGGAAG GCTCCTGTGCTGCAGTATCTGTATTATCTGGCTCAGATCGGCATCGCCATGTCTCCTCTCAGCAACAACAGCTTGTTCCTTAGCTACCATCGCAACCCGTTGCCAGAATATCTGTCCAGGGGCCTAATGGTTTCCTTATCTACTGATGACCCTCTGCAATTTCACTTCACAAAG GAGCCGTTAATGGAGGAGTACAGTATAGCTGCTCAGGTGTGGAAACTGAGCTCATGTGATATGTGTGAACTGTCAAGAAACAGTGTACTAATGAGTGGCTTCTCCCACAAG GTGAAAAGTTCCTGGCTGGGACCCAATTACATTAAAGAAGGCCAGGAAAGCAACGACATCCGCCGAACCAATGTTCCCGATATCCGTGTTGCGTACCGCTTTGAGACCCTGTGCGAGGAGCTGAATCTAATCACACAGGCAGTGAGGAGCGAAGAACTAGAGACCATCGAGGAGGAGGCTTTATGCATGAGCGCAGTACAGAGTGCACAGTAG